A portion of the Lolium rigidum isolate FL_2022 chromosome 1, APGP_CSIRO_Lrig_0.1, whole genome shotgun sequence genome contains these proteins:
- the LOC124683046 gene encoding germin-like protein 8-8: protein MAFSSYFLFVALLVLASWQAIASDPSPLQDFCVVDNSSRVLVNGFVCKDPKDVKAEDFFLAAKLDMPRDTKTNKVGSNVTLINVMRIPGLNTLGISLARIDYAPLGENPPHTHPRATEILTVLEGTLYVGFVTSNPNNTLLSKVLNKGDVFVFPEGLIHFQFNPNPYKPAVAIAALSSQNPGAVTIANAVFGSKPMISDDVLAKAFQVEKKTVDWLQAQFWADNHN from the exons ATGGCCTTCTCTTCCTACTTCCTTTTTGTCGCCCTTCTCGTGTTGGCCTCATGGCAAGCTATCGCTTCTGATCCGAGCCCTCTCCAAGActtttgcgttgtggacaacagCTCACGTG TTCTGGTGAACGGATTTGTCTGCAAAGACCCAAAAGATGTGAAAGCAGAAGACTTCTTCTTGGCCGCAAAACTCGACATGCCAAGGGACACGAAAACAAACAAGGTCGGCTCTAATGTCACCTTGATCAATGTGATGCGGATTCCTGGCCTGAACACATTAGGCATCTCCCTGGCGCGGATCGACTACGCACCCTTGGGAGAGAACCCACCTCACACGCATCCGCGTGCCACTGAGATCCTGACCGTTCTTGAAGGAACCCTCTATGTGGGCTTCGTAACATCGAACCCAAACAACACATTATTGTCAAAGGTACTCAACAAGGGTGATGTGTTTGTGTTCCCAGAAGGACTCATCCACTTTCAATTCAACCCAAACCCCTACAAACCAGCGGTGGCAATTGCGGCACTTAGCAGTCAAAACCCCGGGGCAGTCACCATTGCCAACGCTGTATTTGGATCAAAACCTATGATCTCGGATGATGTTCTCGCCAAGGCTTTTCAGGTGGAGAAGAAGACTGTGGACTGGCTTCAAGCTCAATTCTGGGCCGACAACCATAATTAA